The Pseudodesulfovibrio sp. zrk46 genome contains a region encoding:
- a CDS encoding transporter substrate-binding domain-containing protein, with protein MNVVFRRVAVAAILFVLCLVPFGVHGQELANGTIIMNEEEKAWLAAHPDIRLGMWLASPPTMFRGKKGEMEGFIPAYLKLISQRLNIKPRRVRASSFAAAWELAKALEVDMLPAVTAEKERGNDMLFSKPYLVLPIVVVTRSDFPFISGLEDLNGQVVAMAAEHVPHLRIPEDYPEIVPMPVQNPEQGLLAVSRGLADAFVASQFTASYLARERNLTNVRIAAVTEYSYRLSVAVRKDWPELLVLVNRALDSITEEERQEIHDYWTVLQHGNWMEKLHVWQLLGGVGTVAVALLGAFFFWNRRLANEVMRRKKAERVTRKANEATQLIIESASVVVVGLDFVGRVLLFNQAGEQVTEYDRTEVMDTNWFDVVVPRERYPFAWEKFNRIIQGGEAEDSIEHPLVTKSGEERRILWRYSVTEDDPSGLAVIAFGTDITSRLEAEEELRLTQFAMDNAAVGVFRILPSGAIVYANRAAAEMVGYSRSRLLTMSIPEVAPSYTRENWPEFWDRLKESKMLTFERDIEHRDGSVLPVEVTTYYLQFKGAELSVGFLADISERRRVERLREDVERMVRHDLRSPTLAVQTLFKLFGRADNLTEDQKELLASVRDSSQRMIHIIDMSRAIFRMESGKYELHPQPVDLVKLVLSILDELRPLLRAQDVEVGVNVDGTPASDEMAFMISSEEILCYTLLVNLIKNAVEACPLNGVVTVNFMSAKETTITVHNPGVIPEDIRDNFFEKYVTAGKVHGTGLGTYTARLVTLTLGGRIDFISSQKGGTVLTVSLPVESKTNS; from the coding sequence ATGAATGTGGTATTTCGACGAGTTGCAGTTGCAGCGATCCTGTTTGTGCTATGTCTTGTCCCGTTTGGGGTGCATGGCCAGGAACTCGCTAATGGCACCATCATTATGAATGAAGAGGAGAAAGCGTGGCTGGCCGCCCATCCTGATATCAGGCTGGGCATGTGGCTTGCTTCTCCGCCCACCATGTTCCGCGGCAAGAAAGGGGAGATGGAAGGCTTCATCCCCGCTTATCTCAAATTGATTTCCCAACGGCTCAATATCAAACCGCGCAGGGTCCGGGCGTCGAGTTTTGCGGCTGCCTGGGAGCTGGCCAAGGCTCTTGAGGTGGACATGCTGCCAGCGGTCACGGCCGAGAAAGAGCGCGGCAATGACATGCTCTTCTCCAAGCCGTATCTCGTCCTGCCCATCGTGGTGGTGACCCGTTCCGATTTTCCTTTTATCTCCGGCCTTGAAGATCTGAATGGCCAAGTGGTTGCCATGGCTGCAGAGCACGTGCCGCATCTGCGCATCCCGGAGGATTATCCTGAGATCGTGCCCATGCCGGTGCAGAATCCCGAACAGGGCTTGCTGGCCGTGTCTCGCGGGCTGGCCGATGCGTTTGTGGCCTCGCAGTTCACGGCATCCTATCTGGCGAGGGAGCGAAATCTGACCAATGTACGCATCGCCGCCGTCACCGAATACTCCTACAGACTGTCCGTTGCCGTGCGCAAGGACTGGCCCGAACTGCTTGTGCTGGTGAACCGTGCGCTGGACTCCATTACCGAAGAGGAACGGCAGGAGATTCACGACTACTGGACCGTACTCCAGCACGGCAACTGGATGGAGAAGCTCCATGTGTGGCAGTTGCTGGGCGGTGTTGGCACTGTGGCGGTGGCCCTGCTCGGAGCGTTCTTCTTCTGGAATCGCCGTCTCGCCAATGAGGTGATGCGTCGTAAGAAAGCCGAGAGGGTAACTCGCAAAGCCAATGAGGCCACTCAACTCATCATCGAGTCCGCCAGCGTGGTCGTGGTGGGCCTGGATTTCGTCGGGCGTGTCCTGTTGTTCAATCAGGCCGGCGAACAGGTGACGGAATATGACCGCACCGAGGTAATGGATACGAACTGGTTCGATGTGGTGGTCCCGCGGGAGCGCTATCCCTTTGCGTGGGAGAAGTTTAACCGGATCATACAAGGTGGGGAGGCGGAGGACTCCATTGAGCATCCCCTTGTCACCAAATCCGGCGAGGAGCGGCGCATTCTCTGGCGTTATTCTGTCACCGAGGATGACCCAAGCGGGCTGGCCGTGATCGCCTTTGGTACGGATATCACCAGTAGGCTGGAGGCCGAAGAGGAACTGCGGCTTACCCAGTTCGCCATGGACAACGCCGCCGTCGGCGTGTTCCGTATTCTGCCTTCCGGGGCCATTGTGTACGCCAACCGGGCCGCGGCTGAAATGGTGGGGTACTCACGCTCTCGGCTGCTGACCATGAGCATCCCCGAGGTCGCCCCGTCCTACACCCGTGAAAATTGGCCCGAGTTTTGGGACAGACTCAAGGAAAGCAAGATGCTGACCTTTGAGCGCGATATAGAGCACCGGGACGGCAGCGTCTTGCCGGTGGAGGTTACCACCTACTATCTGCAGTTCAAGGGAGCGGAATTATCCGTGGGCTTCCTTGCCGATATCTCCGAGCGCAGACGGGTGGAGCGGCTCCGGGAAGACGTGGAACGCATGGTGCGCCACGATTTGCGTTCGCCCACGCTGGCCGTGCAGACCCTCTTCAAGCTGTTTGGCAGGGCAGACAACCTTACCGAGGATCAAAAGGAGCTTCTTGCATCGGTGCGCGATTCCAGTCAGCGCATGATTCACATCATCGACATGTCCCGGGCCATTTTCCGCATGGAGTCCGGCAAATACGAACTGCATCCACAGCCCGTTGATCTGGTGAAACTGGTTCTCTCCATTCTGGATGAGTTGCGTCCGCTGCTGCGTGCCCAAGACGTTGAAGTGGGGGTGAATGTGGACGGCACACCAGCCTCGGACGAGATGGCCTTCATGATCTCATCCGAAGAGATTCTCTGCTACACCCTGCTGGTGAACCTCATCAAGAACGCAGTGGAGGCGTGTCCATTAAATGGAGTGGTGACCGTCAATTTCATGAGCGCAAAAGAGACCACCATCACCGTTCACAATCCCGGCGTTATTCCTGAAGACATCAGGGATAATTTCTTTGAAAAGTATGTCACCGCAGGCAAGGTGCACGGTACCGGTCTCGGTACCTATACCGCCCGTCTTGTCACCCTCACGCTCGGTGGCAGAATCGACTTCATTTCCTCTCAAAAGGGAGGCACCGTTCTCACGGTTTCACTTCCTGTGGAAAGTAAGACCAATTCCTAG
- a CDS encoding MerR family transcriptional regulator, whose protein sequence is MYTVGRLAKRHGLSRSTLLYYDRIGLLCPSGHLKGEYRQYSEADDARLAKICEYRRAGIALKEIGRMLDGQAETSVAEALEGRLVQLNEEMAALRDQQALVAGLLGRTDLLAEYAAMDKATWVSLLSAAGFSEADMRRWHVQFERSAPDKHEEFLKRLNIPDSEISAIRGMAAAPHEILNINKASGKFMEMFFKIYEGLDREGPGSFAMTKRAFDMCEGLPEKASILELGCGTGGATISLAKLTSGTVIATDVYQPFLDRLTERAEEAGVADRVTARKQDMGELDYEPESFDLIWCEGAAYIMGVDKALAYWKQFLKPGGCIALSDAVWLSADIRDNASDEMKAFWAEGYPAMRLAEDNKAAAEALGYTQLGRFTIDTVCWDEFYDDVARRLDEVEPLYGDDPDGRAIIDISRKEYDLYHGNPGVYGYEFHVFKK, encoded by the coding sequence ATGTATACTGTGGGACGACTGGCAAAGCGGCACGGGCTGTCGCGCTCCACTCTCCTCTACTATGACCGGATCGGGCTGCTGTGTCCGTCCGGTCACCTTAAAGGGGAGTACCGCCAATACTCCGAGGCGGATGACGCTCGTCTGGCGAAGATATGCGAATATCGCCGGGCCGGGATCGCCCTCAAGGAGATCGGGCGCATGCTCGACGGGCAGGCCGAAACCTCGGTTGCCGAGGCGCTGGAAGGGCGATTGGTCCAGCTCAATGAGGAGATGGCCGCTCTGCGCGATCAGCAGGCGCTGGTGGCCGGGCTTCTGGGACGTACCGACCTGCTGGCAGAGTACGCGGCCATGGACAAGGCGACCTGGGTGTCGCTGCTCTCCGCCGCCGGATTCAGCGAGGCCGACATGCGCCGCTGGCACGTTCAGTTCGAGCGCAGTGCGCCGGACAAGCACGAGGAGTTCCTCAAGCGACTGAACATCCCGGACAGCGAAATCTCTGCCATCCGGGGCATGGCCGCCGCACCCCACGAGATACTCAACATCAATAAGGCATCAGGTAAATTCATGGAAATGTTCTTTAAGATATATGAAGGATTGGACCGGGAAGGTCCCGGCAGTTTTGCAATGACCAAGCGTGCGTTCGACATGTGCGAGGGCTTGCCGGAGAAGGCTTCCATACTGGAACTGGGCTGTGGCACGGGCGGGGCCACCATCTCGTTGGCAAAACTGACCAGCGGCACTGTCATCGCAACAGATGTGTACCAGCCATTTCTGGATCGCCTAACCGAACGGGCCGAGGAGGCTGGAGTTGCCGACCGCGTCACTGCCAGAAAGCAGGACATGGGCGAGCTCGATTACGAGCCCGAGTCTTTTGATTTGATCTGGTGTGAGGGTGCGGCCTACATCATGGGCGTGGACAAGGCGCTGGCCTACTGGAAGCAGTTCCTCAAGCCCGGCGGCTGCATCGCCCTGTCCGACGCGGTCTGGCTGTCTGCCGACATCCGTGACAATGCTTCGGACGAGATGAAAGCGTTTTGGGCCGAGGGCTACCCAGCCATGCGGCTCGCTGAAGACAATAAGGCTGCGGCTGAGGCGCTGGGCTATACCCAGCTTGGTCGCTTCACCATCGATACCGTCTGCTGGGACGAGTTTTACGACGACGTCGCCAGACGATTAGACGAGGTGGAACCTTTGTACGGTGACGACCCGGATGGTCGCGCCATCATCGACATCTCGCGCAAGGAGTACGATCTGTACCACGGCAATCCCGGCGTCTACGGGTACGAGTTTCACGTATTCAAGAAGTAA
- a CDS encoding sigma-70 family RNA polymerase sigma factor, translated as MQADKHLIRNAQQGDNRAAETLFRRYQDNIYGFLLRMTGDRDVAADATQETFVRSYRALDRYKEQDMFKSWLFRIARNEGLRCLHKRSRMDMSGGGEALEDMMVDSRPGPGEIYERQQVSAALDRALSGLTEEERQVVHLRLKEDTPFKEIAAIMDCSINTAVGRMHSAKKKLTRLMVRED; from the coding sequence ATGCAGGCAGACAAACACCTGATCCGCAACGCCCAGCAAGGCGACAACCGCGCAGCCGAGACGCTGTTCAGGCGGTATCAGGACAACATATACGGTTTTCTTCTCCGCATGACCGGCGACAGGGATGTTGCCGCTGATGCGACACAGGAGACGTTCGTTCGAAGCTACCGTGCGCTGGACCGCTACAAGGAACAGGACATGTTCAAGAGCTGGCTCTTCCGCATCGCCCGGAACGAAGGACTCCGCTGCCTGCACAAGCGGTCCCGCATGGACATGTCCGGCGGGGGTGAGGCTCTGGAAGACATGATGGTAGACAGCCGCCCGGGCCCGGGAGAGATCTACGAGCGGCAACAGGTCAGCGCTGCGCTGGATCGGGCTTTGTCGGGATTGACCGAAGAGGAACGGCAGGTGGTTCATCTTCGCTTGAAAGAGGATACACCGTTCAAGGAGATTGCCGCCATCATGGACTGCTCCATCAACACCGCCGTAGGCAGAATGCATTCGGCCAAGAAGAAGCTCACCCGGCTGATGGTCAGGGAGGACTAA
- a CDS encoding zf-HC2 domain-containing protein, whose protein sequence is MNCDLTLLTLYWSNELSADETRQVEAHLKECKACRLELAELKAMDDLLVHDEPAQAPKDFVAAAIHKAAPASYSARLLEFLRRPAVSYPAYGAIAMAAAIMLVVMGPWFDSSKVTEISNLTIGQSSSFLQHRVNKAQRQSHKDAPFKRTTNFRARAGHLAKKIQLAKRLTHSRNRTFKTTR, encoded by the coding sequence ATGAACTGTGATCTGACTCTACTGACGCTCTACTGGAGCAACGAGCTTTCCGCAGACGAAACCCGACAGGTGGAAGCCCACCTCAAAGAGTGCAAAGCCTGCCGACTGGAACTGGCCGAACTGAAGGCCATGGACGACCTCCTGGTTCACGACGAGCCTGCCCAGGCGCCGAAGGATTTCGTGGCCGCCGCCATACACAAGGCTGCTCCCGCCAGTTACTCCGCTCGACTCCTTGAGTTCCTCCGCCGACCAGCCGTGTCCTACCCCGCATACGGGGCCATCGCCATGGCAGCCGCAATCATGCTGGTGGTCATGGGACCATGGTTCGATTCCTCCAAGGTCACCGAGATCTCCAATCTGACCATCGGCCAATCGAGCAGTTTTTTGCAGCATAGGGTGAACAAAGCCCAACGTCAGTCCCATAAAGACGCGCCTTTCAAACGTACAACGAATTTCCGAGCGCGCGCCGGACATCTGGCAAAAAAGATCCAACTGGCAAAGCGGCTCACCCATAGCCGCAACAGAACATTCAAGACAACGAGGTAG
- a CDS encoding pyridoxal phosphate-dependent aminotransferase: protein MKISDRLAAIKPSATLAVNAKAQELRAQGREIISLAVGQPDFGTPQHVCDAAKAAMDEGFTRYTPVPGIPELREAVAEYYTKFYGAKTCGDNAIISNGGKQVLYNLLMALVNPGDEVLIPAPYWVSYPAMVQLAQGECVFVPTTADDDYLVTIEGLEAARTDKTSVLILNSPSNPTGCCYTQAQLEEIAAWARKNGIFIISDEVYDRLVYAPFEPASLAKTWEAYPETIAIVGALSKSFCMTGWRVGYALAHEDLVKAMSKIQGQSTSNINSITQKAAVAGLSGPWEIVDEMKESFVRRRDLAYEIITGWGAKCPKPDGAFYLFPVLDQFYTEDAPDSAAMCTKILEEVGVALVPGSAFGDDKCIRFSYAVDDETLIDALTKVGKVLTGK, encoded by the coding sequence ATGAAAATTTCCGATCGTTTGGCAGCCATCAAGCCGTCTGCCACCTTGGCGGTGAATGCCAAGGCTCAAGAGTTGCGCGCCCAGGGGCGTGAGATCATCAGTCTGGCAGTCGGCCAGCCTGATTTCGGCACCCCCCAGCACGTCTGTGACGCGGCCAAAGCCGCCATGGACGAGGGTTTCACCCGCTATACTCCGGTCCCGGGCATTCCCGAACTGCGCGAAGCCGTGGCCGAGTACTACACCAAATTTTACGGGGCGAAGACCTGCGGCGACAACGCTATCATTTCCAACGGCGGCAAGCAGGTGCTCTACAACCTGCTCATGGCTCTGGTGAACCCCGGCGACGAGGTTCTCATCCCCGCCCCTTACTGGGTATCCTATCCCGCCATGGTGCAGTTGGCCCAAGGCGAGTGTGTGTTCGTGCCCACCACCGCCGATGACGATTATCTCGTCACCATCGAAGGTCTCGAAGCAGCCCGCACCGACAAGACTTCGGTCCTGATCCTGAACTCTCCCTCCAACCCCACCGGCTGCTGCTACACGCAGGCCCAGTTGGAAGAGATCGCAGCCTGGGCTCGCAAGAACGGCATCTTCATCATTTCCGACGAAGTGTACGACCGCCTCGTTTACGCTCCCTTCGAGCCCGCTTCCCTCGCCAAGACCTGGGAAGCTTACCCGGAGACCATCGCCATCGTCGGCGCCCTCTCCAAGTCTTTCTGCATGACCGGCTGGCGCGTCGGCTACGCCCTCGCCCACGAGGATCTGGTCAAGGCCATGTCCAAGATTCAGGGCCAGTCCACCTCCAACATCAACTCCATCACCCAGAAGGCCGCCGTCGCCGGGCTGTCCGGTCCCTGGGAAATCGTGGATGAGATGAAGGAGTCCTTTGTCCGCCGCCGCGATCTCGCCTACGAGATCATCACCGGCTGGGGCGCCAAATGTCCCAAGCCCGACGGCGCGTTCTACCTCTTCCCGGTCCTCGACCAGTTCTACACCGAGGACGCCCCGGACTCCGCCGCCATGTGCACCAAAATCCTCGAAGAAGTCGGCGTGGCCCTCGTGCCCGGCTCCGCCTTCGGCGACGACAAGTGCATCCGCTTCTCCTACGCCGTAGACGATGAAACCCTCATCGATGCCCTCACCAAAGTAGGCAAAGTCCTCACCGGCAAATAG
- a CDS encoding peptide transporter — translation MYDDKELKEYRDLMKPPDKFEEGFDWKTIVGAVFIGFLMMPGSMYLQLVIGQGIGPAARWVTIILFAEIAKRSYTHLKQQEIFLLYYMAGAALASPFQGLLWNQYIVQSDAARMLGLTEFIPHWIAPALGSGSYLERTFMHRDWLVPIMLLVGAQLVQRIDHFGLGYSLYRITSDVEKLPFPMAPVGALGTMALAESTEDRKTGWKWRVFSIGGVIGLAFGFFYVLLPALSGLLFSEPIRLIPIPWIELTQHTEEMLPAVATGLQFDLGLVFIGMVLPFWAVIGGLVGLIITIIANPILYSHGILHRWHPGMATVETVFANNFDFYMSFGIGLGLAIGAVGVYYVVKSFKDSSGKGLDFSALFNPPEGRGDINFWVSIGIYVFSTLCYIAFCVWLVPSFPWIFFVIYGFVYTPVISYITARMEGVAGQFIALPMVREFSFIAGAKFFGYQGLEIWYAPIPIHNYGEATVQFRQIELTGTSLRGIIKAEIIVFPIVMISSLLFSQFLWQLAPIPSPEYPFAQELWHLQALNTLLMQTSTLEGNSLFFEALSGPIVLSGLGLGLCMYSVLNVLGLPVLLVYGVVRGLGQSTPHGMILEVVGALLGRFYFLKKYGKEWRHYAPVLLAGFSCGMGLTGMFAMGCTLILKSLGRLAY, via the coding sequence ATGTACGACGATAAAGAGCTAAAAGAATATCGTGACTTGATGAAGCCGCCCGATAAATTCGAGGAGGGCTTTGACTGGAAAACGATTGTTGGTGCTGTATTCATCGGCTTTTTGATGATGCCCGGCTCCATGTATCTCCAGTTGGTCATCGGTCAGGGAATCGGCCCGGCAGCGCGCTGGGTCACGATCATCCTATTCGCGGAGATCGCGAAACGCTCGTACACGCACCTCAAGCAGCAGGAAATCTTCCTGCTCTACTACATGGCGGGCGCGGCACTGGCTTCACCGTTCCAGGGCCTGCTATGGAATCAGTATATAGTCCAATCAGACGCGGCCCGAATGCTCGGCCTGACCGAGTTCATCCCGCATTGGATAGCTCCGGCCCTCGGTTCCGGCTCCTATCTGGAGCGCACCTTCATGCACCGCGACTGGCTGGTGCCGATCATGCTCCTTGTGGGCGCGCAGCTCGTCCAGCGCATCGACCATTTCGGTCTGGGATATTCGCTCTATCGCATCACGTCAGACGTGGAAAAACTGCCGTTCCCCATGGCCCCGGTGGGCGCGCTGGGTACCATGGCACTGGCCGAATCCACGGAAGATCGGAAGACAGGCTGGAAGTGGCGGGTCTTCTCCATAGGCGGGGTCATAGGGTTGGCCTTCGGGTTCTTCTACGTCCTGTTACCAGCCCTATCAGGCCTGTTATTCAGTGAACCAATACGGCTTATACCCATACCGTGGATTGAGCTGACGCAGCATACCGAAGAGATGTTGCCCGCCGTGGCGACCGGTCTCCAGTTCGATCTCGGGCTGGTATTCATCGGTATGGTCCTGCCGTTCTGGGCCGTCATCGGCGGTCTGGTGGGCTTGATCATCACGATCATCGCCAACCCGATTCTCTACTCCCACGGTATCCTGCACCGCTGGCATCCGGGCATGGCCACCGTCGAGACGGTCTTTGCCAACAACTTCGACTTCTACATGAGTTTCGGTATCGGCCTCGGTCTCGCCATCGGCGCGGTGGGCGTCTATTACGTGGTCAAATCGTTCAAAGATTCCAGCGGCAAGGGACTCGATTTTTCGGCCCTGTTCAACCCTCCGGAAGGGCGCGGCGACATCAACTTCTGGGTGTCCATCGGCATCTATGTTTTCTCCACCCTCTGCTACATCGCTTTCTGTGTCTGGCTGGTGCCGTCCTTCCCGTGGATCTTCTTCGTGATCTACGGCTTCGTGTACACGCCGGTCATTTCGTACATCACCGCGCGCATGGAAGGTGTGGCCGGTCAGTTCATCGCCTTGCCCATGGTGCGTGAATTTTCCTTCATCGCGGGTGCCAAGTTCTTCGGCTATCAAGGCCTGGAAATCTGGTACGCGCCCATTCCCATCCACAACTACGGCGAGGCCACGGTGCAGTTCCGTCAGATCGAGCTGACCGGGACCAGCCTGCGCGGCATCATCAAGGCGGAGATCATCGTCTTCCCCATTGTCATGATCTCGTCACTGCTGTTCTCGCAGTTCCTGTGGCAACTCGCGCCCATTCCGTCTCCGGAATATCCGTTCGCGCAGGAGCTCTGGCATTTGCAGGCGCTCAACACGCTGCTCATGCAGACCTCCACGCTGGAAGGTAATTCCCTCTTCTTCGAGGCGTTGTCCGGCCCGATTGTCTTATCCGGTCTGGGATTGGGATTGTGCATGTACTCGGTGCTGAACGTGCTCGGTCTACCCGTCTTGCTTGTCTATGGCGTGGTGCGTGGTTTGGGACAATCCACGCCGCACGGCATGATATTGGAAGTCGTGGGTGCGTTGCTTGGTCGGTTCTATTTTCTGAAGAAGTACGGCAAGGAGTGGCGTCATTATGCGCCGGTTTTGTTGGCTGGATTTTCTTGTGGGATGGGGCTGACGGGTATGTTTGCCATGGGGTGTACGCTTATTCTCAAGTCGCTGGGGAGACTGGCGTATTAG
- a CDS encoding DUF6785 family protein: MNGRLRLRALLTGLMLGLFLCVFTPYNNTILHNTPLGGGHFPLAPFFIIAWMFVIDAVASRLTKRPPFYSGVELLVVWLMMVLFSAIGYAGLTETFFVNITAPERFAQDAYRWTEVLTPLLPDAWFPNSAAAVNGFYEGLKGGRDMTVMQVLANIPWGVWLPVLSVWAFFILGAFFVMVCLMVLFGRQWVVNERVLFPLVRVPVLMGEALDQKRFVSWWSDRYLLIGLIFAGALHLLNGLNFYYPSVPQMPTLILAGTYFPKFGLFSGFYKLKLYIVPAFIGFAFLTTRQISFSMWVFYLLGGLLFGLLYVLGWQLPEAALGTTLGPDLARPEGAQTIGSYIIFFLFLVWLARHHLKETFTCILRPECRSANLGNKGKFDVTPAEWSPPIWPLWGLCLGMIALSGWCWFFGLPFFAALLLPIMFVIVMLVTSRIVCQGGLPYFTLTAAPSDALMGFFGTGFFGTVGMAATAIMQKVMFLDVREAVAPTLFHGAKIHQEAGRRNLVLTAIGLSLVLALATAFVTMLYLGYKYGLRELGLEWATQTVLANYENAQRLVDQPVGPNYWTMVYAGAGAMVMFLLIFCYYKFPWWPLHPLGYLVAYSAGMKILWFPFFLGWLCNHLVLHYGGTALFNRVRFLFIGLILGDFLMGGIYAVIGLMSDQSYNVFPL, translated from the coding sequence ATGAACGGACGTCTCCGTCTCCGCGCGCTCCTGACCGGGCTGATGCTCGGCCTCTTCCTGTGCGTCTTCACGCCCTACAACAATACCATCCTGCACAACACGCCGTTGGGCGGTGGGCATTTTCCATTGGCTCCGTTTTTCATCATCGCGTGGATGTTCGTGATAGATGCGGTCGCCTCGCGATTGACCAAGCGCCCGCCGTTTTATTCTGGTGTGGAGTTGCTGGTGGTCTGGCTGATGATGGTCCTGTTCTCGGCCATCGGCTACGCCGGGCTCACCGAAACCTTTTTCGTCAACATCACCGCCCCCGAGCGGTTCGCGCAGGACGCCTATCGCTGGACCGAAGTTCTGACGCCACTGCTGCCTGATGCGTGGTTCCCGAACTCGGCTGCTGCGGTCAATGGCTTCTATGAAGGGCTCAAGGGCGGGCGCGACATGACCGTCATGCAGGTGCTGGCCAACATTCCGTGGGGCGTGTGGCTGCCCGTGCTGTCGGTCTGGGCCTTCTTCATCCTTGGCGCGTTCTTCGTCATGGTCTGCCTCATGGTCCTCTTCGGCCGCCAGTGGGTGGTCAACGAGCGAGTGCTCTTCCCGTTGGTGCGCGTCCCGGTCCTGATGGGCGAGGCGCTGGACCAGAAGCGGTTCGTGTCGTGGTGGTCTGATCGGTATCTGCTCATCGGTTTGATCTTTGCCGGAGCACTGCATCTGCTCAACGGTCTCAATTTCTATTATCCGTCCGTGCCGCAGATGCCGACCCTGATTCTGGCCGGTACCTATTTCCCGAAGTTCGGTCTGTTCTCCGGCTTCTACAAATTGAAACTGTACATCGTGCCTGCCTTTATCGGCTTCGCCTTCCTGACCACCCGCCAGATTTCCTTCTCCATGTGGGTGTTCTACCTGTTGGGCGGATTGCTGTTCGGCCTGCTCTACGTCCTCGGCTGGCAACTGCCCGAGGCCGCGCTCGGCACTACCCTCGGTCCGGATCTGGCTCGTCCCGAAGGGGCCCAGACCATTGGCTCGTACATCATCTTTTTCCTTTTCCTTGTCTGGCTGGCCCGTCACCATCTCAAGGAGACGTTCACCTGTATTCTTCGCCCGGAATGCCGCAGCGCGAATCTGGGGAACAAAGGGAAATTCGACGTCACTCCGGCAGAGTGGTCGCCGCCCATCTGGCCGTTGTGGGGATTGTGCCTCGGCATGATCGCCCTGTCCGGCTGGTGCTGGTTCTTTGGCCTGCCCTTCTTTGCCGCGTTACTGCTGCCGATCATGTTCGTGATCGTCATGCTCGTGACCAGCCGCATCGTGTGTCAGGGCGGCCTGCCGTACTTCACTCTGACCGCGGCCCCGTCCGATGCCCTCATGGGCTTCTTCGGTACCGGTTTCTTCGGCACCGTGGGCATGGCCGCCACCGCTATTATGCAGAAGGTGATGTTCCTCGATGTGCGTGAGGCCGTGGCCCCCACGTTATTCCACGGCGCGAAAATCCATCAGGAGGCAGGGCGTCGCAATCTCGTGCTGACCGCCATCGGTCTATCCCTGGTGCTGGCATTGGCGACGGCCTTTGTCACCATGCTCTACCTCGGCTACAAATACGGCCTGCGAGAACTCGGCCTCGAATGGGCAACCCAGACAGTGCTCGCCAACTACGAGAACGCCCAGCGCCTCGTGGACCAGCCCGTTGGTCCCAACTACTGGACCATGGTCTATGCCGGGGCCGGAGCCATGGTCATGTTCCTGCTGATCTTCTGCTACTACAAGTTCCCGTGGTGGCCGCTCCATCCGCTCGGATATCTGGTGGCCTACTCCGCGGGCATGAAAATTCTCTGGTTCCCGTTCTTCCTCGGTTGGCTGTGCAACCATCTGGTGCTTCACTACGGTGGTACCGCGCTGTTCAACCGCGTCCGCTTCCTGTTCATCGGATTGATCCTCGGTGACTTCCTGATGGGCGGCATTTATGCGGTCATAGGACTGATGAGCGACCAGAGCTATAATGTGTTTCCATTGTAA